In the Candidatus Binataceae bacterium genome, GACCACCGGCAGCACCGAGTCCTCGATGTGCAGGCGCGCGGCGGGCACTGTGCGCCAATGCTCCAGCTCGCGCCGATTGAACAGGTAGCGGGCGTTGGGAAAAGTCGGCACCCAGTGGCCATCGACCAAAATGGTGTTCCAACCCACGTGATCGACATGCATGTGGGTGCAGATGACCCGGTCGATCGACTCGGGCGGATAGCCGGCCGCTGCCAGATCGTGGAGAAAGTTGGTGTGCTTGCGATGATAAAGCGGACTGCTCCGCTGCTTATCATTGCCAACGCAGGCATCCACCAGGATGCGCAGACCGGCCGACTCCAGCACCAGAGTATGGAAGCTCAGCAGGATTTTGCCCCGCTCGTTGGCGAAGGTAGGGACTAGCCAGGAGGCTTCCTTGAGCACGTTGTCGGGATGCATCTCGTCGCAAAGCCGAGTGCCTAACCAGACGTCCTGGTCCTCGATCACCTTAACGATGCGGACTGCGCCTACCTGCCATTGATCCATCGCACGACCTCCCACCGACATACCGGTGTCGATTCTGCTCTGGCTTTAGCGCACGGCTCCGCCAGCGGCAACCGGGACGGCTCGTACCGAAGCGTCATCCCACGCGGCGGCGCGATGCGGGAAGTTGCGGTCTCCAAGCCATGCGGGAGCCAGGCCGCCGACGCTTGCCGTAGCATCCGCGAACAACGTTGTCACAGCTAGTTAATCGCATCCAAAGCGATTGAACTCCCCGCGTTCTTTATGGCGGCGACTTCTTCGGTGAGCTGACGCTCCGGCTGCAGCGTCCAGCGGCGGTCGTTAATAACGCCTCGCCGGTGACTTTGTCCGGCGATCCTGTTGACCGCGGCGGTTTTGCCTTGCATCCGCCTATTGCGCGGTTAAGCTTGATGAAACCCGTCCCACTCAAAAGTCGAGCAATGGCAGACAACGCCCAAGCTTTATACGATTTGGCAAGCCGCCTGGCAGCCGAATTCGCTCCGCGCGCCGCGAGCCATGATCGCAGCGGCGAATTTCCCTTCGAAAACATCGCCCAGCTCAAGGAGTCAGGCTATTCCGCTCTGCTGGTGCCCCAGCGTTATGGCGGCCTGGGCGCCGACCTGCTCCAGTTCATCGGATGTCAGGAACGGCTGGCGCAAGGCTGC is a window encoding:
- a CDS encoding MBL fold metallo-hydrolase encodes the protein MSVGGRAMDQWQVGAVRIVKVIEDQDVWLGTRLCDEMHPDNVLKEASWLVPTFANERGKILLSFHTLVLESAGLRILVDACVGNDKQRSSPLYHRKHTNFLHDLAAAGYPPESIDRVICTHMHVDHVGWNTILVDGHWVPTFPNARYLFNRRELEHWRTVPAARLHIEDSVLPVVEAERVDYVEYGAAITPEVSILGTPGHTPGHMAVRIASGGHRALISGDLLHHPIQCAHPEWKCKFDTDAEQGVRTRRDFLRECAEGGTLLFGSHFLTPSAGRVVRHQEAFRFAI